In Nymphaea colorata isolate Beijing-Zhang1983 chromosome 3, ASM883128v2, whole genome shotgun sequence, a genomic segment contains:
- the LOC116249794 gene encoding uncharacterized protein LOC116249794 encodes MATRSGKRKRGDESHPLRGIMTRSKSEVYLHRTRSGCARADPRRRPAVNGEALPDRSISRQRAPDGPVLYAVATGAGSIKDLRAHRVFSPPSIDRDSDSDDGGKKRVCGGKKEVELDPGLARPRTSGSENVVAAHDAEERVGEGGSETRESLGFVGADMECRNGRCQDPVSDGSEDTACGPGEEGMERDLESVIAQSNSAVVSPGDGFFAISAADVNGIVWNVLRDLGSVDVSDRGDLSVDGTVGIPQVATEEVVNDTGAGSDQILSADQVPELPETGPRGACEEETMRESAFIELPMETADGFGEENIGLLKMTSGSVPIEVQKDLEVPDLKIVAEKHTRVEESNTQAIEEDLGYAGASKNIVKPLADDDSLLNYKNVDKVEYSNVEGAVRAIDAVGSAGQEDQAGRDGVPPSNAVIGATSNTIKRKPIKIFHRFNSPSYRKLLPFLMNLTKDDSYDIEVKPYKRSPKKVGNKVQGGLKMSSEGTLCCSSGSETAKPAANVCSRSDLNADLSPQPTVESHSSVRLENFEISRATKHTVDTSNTFEKSASTLWNSNSSLFHPILDEELDKPVASVHTEPDPPSNSSPIPFEIAAPSPFEIAAPSPTDSCIWQRENSCITGESEECCLTPPPSTLRFPLMSKLPEIPSLRQCSLHSDIERQKSSPLSVPSKGILKMHPQQDRGHCMDSFCSQSEKAFIFSQKQIQKAEDLVKDLTNELSHVRSVLQRSIISGHGEVAPPVVISCMQAEEICRRASEAEEMGKECLRQMTEDLKFHYRRPKVKFSDCVEEMPLSDFRHKVQDIRGDINIKIEH; translated from the exons ATGGCCACTCGTTCCGGGAAGAGGAAGCGAGGTGACGAGTCTCACCCTCTTCGGGGCATCATGACCCGAAGCAAGTCGGAGGTGTACCTCCACCGCACCAGATCCGGCTGTGCCCGTGCCGATCCCCGTCGCCGACCTGCCGTAAACGGTGAGGCTCTGCCAGATCGCTCTATCTCGCGCCAGAGGGCTCCTGATGGCCCTGTTCTGTACGCGGTGGCGACTGGTGCCGGATCCATTAAGGATCTTCGAGCTCACAGGGTTTTCTCGCCGCCGTCCATTGATCGGGATTCTGACTCCGACGATGGCGGGAAAAAGAGGGTGTGCGGTGGCAAGAAGGAGGTTGAGCTGGATCCCGGCCTCGCTCGTCCACGGACGTCGGGTTCTGAGAATGTCGTTGCTGCGCATGATGCTGAAGAGAGGGTCGGTGAAGGTGGAAGCGAGACCCGGGAGAGCTTGGGGTTCGTGGGCGCGGATATGGAATGTCGAAACGGCCGCTGCCAAGATCCAGTTTCTGATGGTTCAGAGGATACAGCTTGTGGTCCGGGTGAGGAGGGAATGGAAAGGGATTTGGAGTCCGTTATTGCTCAAAGTAATTCTGCTGTCGTTTCTCCCGGAGATGGCTTTTTTGCTATATCGGCAGCTGATGTCAACGGCATAGTTTGGAACGTGTTGAGGGATTTAGGGTCCGTCGATGTGAGTGACCGCGGAGACCTGTCTGTAGATGGTACTGTGGGGATTCCGCAAGTTGCAACAGAAGAAGTAGTAAATGATACTGGCGCAGGGAGTGACCAAATTCTTTCTGCGGATCAGGTTCCCGAGCTTCCAGAAACTGGACCCCGTGGAGCTTGTGAAGAAGAAACCATGAGAGAATCCGCTTTCATAGAATTGCCTATGGAAACTGCTGATGGTTTTGGAGAGGAGAATATTGGATTGCTGAAGATGACTAGCGGTAGCGTTCCCATAGAAGTGCAGAAGGATCTAGAGGTTCCGGATTTGAAAATAGTGGCAGAGAAACATACGAGGGTTGAAGAGAGTAATACACAAGCAATAGAGGAGGATTTAGGATATGCTGGTGCGAGCAAGAATATTGTAAAGCCACTAGCGGATGATGATTCTTTATTAAACTATAAGAATGTCGACAAGGTTGAATATTCCAATGTTGAAGGGGCCGTCCGTGCTATTGATGCAGTTGGATCAGCTGGTCAGGAGGATCAAGCAGGAAGAGACGGGGTTCCACCATCAAATGCTGTTATAGGTGCTACCTCAAACACCATTAAGAGAAAGCCT ATTAAAATATTTCATCGCTTCAACTCACCAAGCTACAGAAAACTGCTGCCTTTCCTTATGAACCTTACAAAGGACGATTCCT ATGACATTGAGGTTAAACCTTACAAGCGTTCTCCAAAAAAGGTTGGGAATAAGGTACAGGGTGGACTGAAGATGTCTTCTGAGGGTACTTTATGTTGCTCGTCTGGCTCTGAGACTGCAAAACCAGCTGCTAATGTCTGTAGCCGTTCTGATCTAAATGCAGATCTTTCGCCACAACCTACAGTTGAATCTCATAGTTCCGTTCGtctagaaaattttgaaatttctcgTGCAACTAAACACACCGTGGATACTTCTAATACGTTTGAAAAATCGGCCTCTACATTGTGGAACAGTAACTCCTCTCTGTTCCATCCAATTTTAGACGAGGAGCTTGATAAGCCAGTCGCTTCAGTTCACACAGAACCTGACCCTCCCTCCAACTCGTCCCCCATCCCTTTTGAAATTGCCGCTCCTTCCCCTTTTGAAATTGCTGCTCCTTCACCTACAGATAGTTGTATTTGGCAAAGAGAAAACTCGTGTATAACAGGAGAGTCTGAAGAATGCTGTTTAACTCCACCACCATCAACACTACGCTTTCCTCTCATGTCAAAGCTTCCTGAAATACCCTCATTACGTCAGTGTTCACTTCATTCAGACATTGAGAGACAAAAAAGTTCACCATTGTCTGTTCCATCCAAGGGCATTTTGAAGATGCATCCTCAGCAAGATAGGGGCCATTGCATGGACAGTTTTTGTTCTCAATCAGAAAAGGCTTTCATATTCTCGCAAAAACAGATCCAGAAAGCAGAAGATCTGGTGAAGGACTTGACAAATGAGCTCTCACATGTGCGGAGTGTGTTGCAGAGATCCATCATTTCTGGGCACGGAGAAGTTGCACCTCCTGTCGTTATCAGTTGCATGCAG GCAGAGGAAATCTGCAGAAGGGCATCAGAAGCAGAAGAAATGGGAAAAGAATGTTTGAGGCAGATGACTGAAGATCTTAAGTTCCACTACAGA CGGCCCAAGGTGAAATTCTCAGATTGCGTTGAGGAGATGCCGCTCTCAGATTTTCGTCACAAGGTTCAAGACATTCGTGGTGATATAAATATTAAGATCGAACACTAG